From a region of the Arachis ipaensis cultivar K30076 chromosome B09, Araip1.1, whole genome shotgun sequence genome:
- the LOC110266973 gene encoding protein FAR1-RELATED SEQUENCE 5-like has protein sequence NLNPFWDSPNLTRSCSNLERRDVLGNTIHQFPDSKSQSFENLQELTAGKVAANLESPRSRIYRNSPVEPYVGQEFESEAEAHAFYNAYATSVGFIVRVSKARSRIDNSAIGRIFVCNKEGYRMTGKRENVLRQRAETRVGCKAMIMVRKAKSGSWVVTHFVKEHTHPLAGPGGGRRDFIYEQYSVSSPSSIAMHY, from the coding sequence AACCTTAACCCCTTCTGGGATTCTCCCAATCTCACTCGATCATGCTCAAACCTGGAAAGAAGAGATGTTCTTGGTAATACAATTCATCAATTTCCAGATTCAAAGTCGCAATCTTTCGAGAATTTACAGGAACTTACAGCAGGTAAAGTGGCTGCTAATCTTGAAAGCCCCAGGTCGAGAATTTACAGGAATTCACCTGTTGAACCTTATGTGGGACAGGAGTTTGAGTCAGAAGCAGAGGCACATGCATTCTACAATGCATATGCCACGAGTGTTGGATTCATCGTACGTGTTAGTAAAGCTCGATCAAGGATCGATAATTCTGCTATTGGGCGGATTTTTGTCTGCAACAAAGAGGGATACAGGATGACTGGCAAGCGTGAAAATGTTTTACGGCAAAGGGCTGAGACAAGGGTTGGTTGCAAGGCAATGATAATGGTAAGGAAAGCAAAATCTGGTAGCTGGGTTGTTACACATTTTGTAAAGGAACACACACACCCTCTTGCTGGTCCAGGAGGTGGCAGAAGGGATTTCATCTACGAACAATATTCGGTCAGTTCTCCTTCTTCCATTGCTATGCATTACTAA